In Verrucomicrobiota bacterium, a single genomic region encodes these proteins:
- the dnaA gene encoding chromosomal replication initiator protein DnaA has translation MPDSAEGLWNSAKQVLQTLLSSEIYHLWFSSIRPHTLQANLLTLEVANDFCEVWIKDNYLGLLQEVVTHTAGQPMRVAFRIASSTPVAEVSTSPSLASRPESSVRRITSPSANRRDLDGSPHDFVLNPNNTFETFVVGNNNSFAHAAAQAVAQSPGKSYNPLFLYGGVGLGKTHLLHAIGHYVLGQKRNARVAYVSSEKFTNEYIDGIQNNQLIKFRKRYRQTDVLLIDDIQFLAGKERIQEEFFHTFNALHEAHKQIVLTCDRPASEIQHLEQRLVSRFEWGLSTDMQPPDVETRLAILRKKALSLGSPVSEEILSFLAQRIRTNVRRLEGALIRVASYASLIGKPLALDVVEGLLREVLNEEGKRVITIELIQRKVAEHFDLRISDMTSKRRPENIVFPRQIAMFLARELTENSLNTIGDAFGGRDHGTVMHACRLIKDRMEVDPNVRQVVGYLEKQLQR, from the coding sequence GTGCCCGATTCAGCGGAGGGACTTTGGAATTCGGCCAAGCAAGTGCTTCAGACTCTGCTCAGCTCCGAGATCTATCATCTGTGGTTTTCTTCCATCCGCCCACACACCCTCCAAGCGAACTTGCTGACTTTGGAAGTGGCCAACGACTTTTGTGAAGTGTGGATCAAAGATAATTACTTGGGGCTATTGCAGGAGGTGGTCACGCATACCGCCGGCCAGCCGATGCGCGTCGCTTTTCGCATCGCCAGTTCCACCCCAGTCGCGGAAGTTTCCACGAGCCCCTCGCTTGCGTCCCGCCCGGAATCCAGCGTCCGCCGGATCACAAGCCCGTCCGCCAATCGACGAGATTTGGACGGCTCCCCGCACGACTTCGTCCTCAATCCCAACAACACCTTTGAAACCTTCGTGGTGGGCAATAACAACAGTTTCGCCCACGCGGCGGCCCAGGCGGTGGCGCAATCGCCCGGGAAATCCTATAATCCTCTCTTTCTTTATGGCGGGGTGGGATTGGGCAAGACGCATCTGCTTCATGCGATTGGACATTATGTTCTGGGCCAGAAGCGCAATGCGCGCGTGGCCTATGTTTCTTCAGAGAAGTTCACAAACGAGTACATTGACGGCATTCAGAACAATCAGCTGATCAAGTTCCGCAAGCGGTACCGCCAGACCGATGTCCTTCTCATCGACGATATTCAGTTCCTGGCCGGGAAGGAGCGCATCCAGGAGGAGTTCTTCCATACGTTCAATGCTTTGCACGAGGCGCACAAGCAGATCGTTCTCACCTGCGATCGGCCCGCGAGCGAGATTCAGCATCTGGAGCAGCGCTTGGTTTCTCGATTTGAATGGGGGCTTTCCACCGATATGCAACCTCCGGACGTGGAGACCAGGCTCGCCATTCTCCGCAAGAAAGCGCTCTCGCTCGGTTCGCCGGTTTCCGAGGAAATTCTGTCCTTCCTGGCTCAACGCATTCGGACCAATGTGCGCCGGCTCGAGGGCGCGCTGATCCGTGTCGCTTCCTATGCGTCACTCATCGGAAAGCCGCTCGCTTTGGATGTCGTGGAGGGGCTCCTGCGGGAAGTTCTGAACGAGGAAGGGAAACGGGTGATTACGATCGAGCTGATCCAACGCAAGGTCGCCGAGCATTTTGACCTTCGGATTTCGGACATGACCAGCAAGCGGCGTCCCGAAAACATCGTGTTTCCCAGGCAAATCGCAATGTTCCTGGCCCGTGAACTGACTGAAAACTCGCTCAACACCATCGGGGACGCCTTTGGTGGACGCGATCACGGCACGGTGATGCATGCATGCCGTCTGATCAAGGACCGCATGGAGGTCGATCCCAACGTGCGCCAAGTCGTCGGTTACCTGGAGAAGCAGCTGCAGAGGTGA
- a CDS encoding antitermination protein NusG, whose amino-acid sequence MLTDVSPAITPTSTLEWHVAHTRPRREKKLAEYCAREGFLSTLPCYKSVKRYRGKVAVFLKPLFPNYLFLQLRPEQKQKVYQSDHVANLLKVPDPDVFEQQLKDILAALDTEVEVRLAPQVQAGIRVKIKSGPLRGLEGWVESRSGMSDVFLRLDFIQQAASVKIHADDLELI is encoded by the coding sequence ATGTTGACCGATGTCTCGCCTGCGATCACGCCAACCTCGACACTCGAATGGCACGTGGCGCACACTCGACCGCGCCGGGAGAAGAAGCTTGCTGAGTATTGTGCACGCGAGGGATTCCTCAGTACGCTGCCCTGCTACAAGAGCGTCAAGCGTTACCGCGGCAAAGTCGCGGTCTTCCTCAAGCCCCTCTTCCCCAACTACCTCTTCCTGCAACTGCGACCCGAACAAAAGCAGAAGGTTTATCAGAGCGATCATGTGGCCAATCTGCTCAAGGTTCCTGACCCCGATGTTTTTGAACAACAACTCAAGGATATCCTGGCTGCTCTGGACACCGAGGTTGAAGTCCGGCTCGCGCCTCAAGTCCAGGCCGGCATTCGCGTCAAAATCAAATCCGGCCCCTTGCGAGGCCTGGAAGGCTGGGTTGAAAGCCGCTCGGGCATGTCCGATGTGTTCCTGCGGCTCGATTTCATTCAGCAGGCGGCCTCGGTCAAGATCCACGCCGACGACTTGGAGTTGATCTAG
- a CDS encoding DUF1501 domain-containing protein — MNPWQERGLLINRRHFFSRASAGLGVAALGSLLNPSLLRGAEAGAKSTHGFAGAARGGGKAKRVIYLFMAGGPSQMDLLDYKPALENYHEKELPDSVRMGQRITTMTSGQKQFPVVRSMFKFKQHGQAGTWMSELLPHTAGVADDLCVVRSLNTEAINHDPAITNIQTGFQQPGRPCVGAWLSYGLGSANENLPAFVVMLSSGRESDQPLYTRLWGSGFLPSEYQGVQFRAGGDPVLYLSNPPGVSRESRRRALDGLAALNRRQFDRYTDPEINTRIAQYEMAFRMQTSVPELTDLSQEPQSVLDLYGPDVKTPGTFAYHCLLARRMAERGVRFVQLYHRGWDQHGSLPRRIREQCQDTDQPSAALVKDLKQRGLLEDTLVVWGGEFGRTVYSQGKIEKDNYGRDHHGRCFSIWMAGGGIRGGMVYGQTDDYCYNVVENPVHVHDQNATLLHCLGIDHEKLTYRFQGRDYRLTDIHGEVVKGILA, encoded by the coding sequence ATGAATCCATGGCAAGAACGGGGGCTCCTCATCAATCGCCGCCACTTTTTCAGCCGGGCATCGGCCGGCTTGGGCGTCGCGGCACTGGGCTCGCTGCTGAACCCCTCGCTGCTGCGCGGAGCGGAAGCCGGTGCGAAGTCCACGCACGGCTTTGCCGGAGCGGCTCGAGGCGGGGGCAAAGCCAAGCGCGTAATTTATCTCTTCATGGCCGGCGGGCCTTCTCAAATGGATTTGCTGGATTACAAGCCCGCACTGGAGAATTACCACGAGAAGGAGCTGCCCGACTCGGTGCGCATGGGACAGCGCATCACGACCATGACCTCCGGACAGAAACAATTTCCGGTGGTGCGGTCGATGTTCAAGTTCAAGCAACACGGACAAGCCGGGACTTGGATGAGCGAACTCCTGCCGCATACGGCCGGAGTGGCCGACGACTTGTGTGTGGTGCGGAGTTTGAACACCGAGGCGATCAACCACGACCCGGCCATCACCAACATTCAAACGGGATTCCAACAACCGGGACGTCCCTGCGTCGGCGCCTGGCTCAGTTACGGATTGGGCAGTGCCAACGAAAATTTGCCTGCCTTTGTTGTGATGCTCTCCAGCGGACGCGAGAGCGATCAGCCGCTTTACACGAGGTTGTGGGGATCGGGATTTCTGCCGTCCGAGTATCAGGGCGTCCAGTTCCGGGCCGGGGGCGATCCGGTGCTCTATCTGTCGAATCCACCGGGTGTATCGCGCGAATCACGCCGCCGCGCGCTGGATGGATTGGCGGCTCTGAATCGCAGGCAATTCGATCGATACACGGACCCGGAGATCAACACCCGCATCGCGCAGTACGAAATGGCTTTTCGCATGCAGACCTCGGTTCCCGAGTTGACGGATCTGAGCCAAGAGCCGCAGAGCGTGCTCGATTTGTATGGGCCGGATGTGAAGACGCCGGGAACTTTCGCGTATCATTGCCTGCTGGCGCGCCGCATGGCGGAGCGGGGGGTGCGCTTTGTGCAGCTTTACCATCGCGGATGGGATCAGCACGGGAGCCTGCCACGGCGCATTCGGGAGCAATGTCAGGACACCGACCAACCCAGCGCGGCGCTGGTCAAGGACCTAAAGCAGCGGGGATTGCTCGAAGACACTCTGGTGGTGTGGGGCGGGGAGTTTGGCCGCACGGTTTACTCCCAAGGGAAGATCGAGAAGGACAACTACGGGCGCGACCACCACGGCCGTTGTTTCTCGATTTGGATGGCGGGCGGCGGCATCCGCGGGGGCATGGTCTACGGCCAAACCGACGATTATTGCTACAACGTCGTCGAGAACCCGGTTCATGTTCATGATCAAAACGCGACCCTCCTGCACTGCCTGGGCATCGATCACGAGAAATTGACCTATCGCTTCCAGGGACGCGACTATCGGCTCACCGATATTCATGGTGAAGTCGTGAAAGGCATCTTGGCCTGA
- a CDS encoding ATP-binding cassette domain-containing protein — protein sequence MPVIKVERLTKVFRSYKRVPGFSGAVRSLFHRETTEHVAVKDVTFEIEEGEFVGFLGPNGAGKTTALKMLAGLLHPTSGDARVMGYVPWERKEAYRRQFALLLGQKNQLWWDLPAEDSFELNAKIYGLDWTLARRRVLELSEMLGVTKQLATMVRELSLGERMKLELIAALLHEPRLLFLDEPTIGLDVVSQKAVRDFLKNHNSSKKTTIMLTSHYMDDIRELCPRVIVIDHGSLFFDGPLEEILHRFSAEKILTLHLRGGNTGRLSQRFSVQGKVLEDQSTLFQIKVPKENAIAIAKELLEEEGVLDIDIEDPPIEEVIREVFSRNRNPS from the coding sequence ATGCCTGTTATCAAGGTCGAGCGCCTGACCAAGGTCTTTCGGTCTTACAAACGAGTCCCGGGATTCTCAGGTGCAGTGCGCAGCCTGTTCCATCGTGAAACCACGGAACATGTTGCTGTTAAAGATGTTACATTTGAGATCGAAGAGGGTGAATTTGTAGGATTTCTGGGTCCGAACGGGGCCGGAAAAACGACCGCGTTGAAGATGTTGGCGGGGTTGTTACATCCGACCTCGGGAGATGCGCGGGTGATGGGTTACGTTCCCTGGGAGCGCAAGGAGGCTTATCGACGGCAGTTCGCGTTGCTTCTCGGTCAAAAGAACCAACTGTGGTGGGATCTGCCTGCTGAGGATTCGTTTGAGCTCAACGCCAAGATTTACGGGTTGGATTGGACTTTGGCGCGGCGACGGGTCTTGGAGTTGAGCGAGATGCTGGGGGTGACCAAGCAACTCGCAACCATGGTGCGGGAACTTTCACTCGGTGAACGGATGAAGTTGGAGCTCATTGCCGCATTGCTCCACGAACCAAGGCTTCTTTTCCTCGATGAACCGACGATTGGACTCGACGTGGTCTCTCAGAAAGCGGTCCGTGATTTTCTGAAGAACCATAATTCGTCGAAAAAAACCACCATCATGCTGACCAGTCATTACATGGACGACATCCGCGAACTATGTCCGCGCGTGATCGTCATTGATCATGGAAGCCTGTTCTTCGATGGTCCTTTGGAGGAAATCCTGCATCGATTCTCGGCCGAGAAAATACTGACCTTGCATCTGCGCGGAGGGAACACGGGAAGACTATCCCAACGGTTCTCGGTCCAAGGCAAGGTGCTGGAAGATCAATCCACGCTTTTTCAGATCAAGGTTCCGAAGGAGAATGCGATCGCGATCGCCAAGGAATTACTCGAGGAAGAGGGCGTCCTGGACATTGATATTGAGGATCCACCCATTGAAGAAGTGATTAGGGAGGTCTTTTCGCGGAATCGAAACCCATCTTAA
- the crcB gene encoding fluoride efflux transporter CrcB, giving the protein MNWIWVALGSAGGGLARYAVAEWMGRLSSGPFPWGTFLVNALGAFLIGLLGAWSMPGGKWMIADAPKHFLIVGVLGGFTTFSAFSFQTFALLQKGDWGLAMANVLGSILTCLALVFAGWWIAIQVNRL; this is encoded by the coding sequence ATGAATTGGATTTGGGTTGCCTTGGGAAGTGCCGGCGGCGGGCTGGCACGTTACGCCGTTGCAGAATGGATGGGACGGCTGTCCTCCGGACCCTTCCCTTGGGGGACATTCCTGGTCAACGCACTCGGGGCCTTTCTCATCGGGCTGCTGGGAGCTTGGTCGATGCCCGGAGGGAAATGGATGATCGCGGATGCGCCCAAACACTTCCTGATCGTGGGCGTGCTGGGAGGTTTCACCACTTTTTCGGCCTTCAGCTTCCAGACCTTTGCCTTGCTCCAAAAGGGGGATTGGGGATTGGCGATGGCCAATGTCTTGGGGTCCATCCTGACCTGCCTGGCTCTGGTTTTCGCAGGCTGGTGGATTGCCATTCAAGTCAACCGGCTTTGA
- a CDS encoding DUF1553 domain-containing protein produces MQHLAWVRFVRLLDHARSLLLSLVLACAMPSSQAAGVDFVRDIRPILSDHCFACHGPDDKARKGGLRLDLKEDAFKAGKSGQTAIVPGKPAESELIRRVSTADEDDLMPPAKFKKPLSRAQVETLSRWVAEGANYQVHWAFERPLRPAVPEFPGNPFVKNPIDAFVLSTLKAAGLAPSPEADRPTLLRRVALDLTGLPPSPREVQAFVQDKDPDAYGRAVEKLLKSERYGENMVRGWLDAARYADSHGFHIDSQRDIWAYRDWVIRAFNENKPFDQFTIEQLAGDLLPGATREQKIATGYVRCSMSTGEGGAIEAEYQAKYAFDRLETTGAIWLGLTLTCARCHSHKYDPISHQEYYGLLSFFNQMDEPVMDGNQPRPEPILKLPSPTQSRRQQELKARLEALEKSARAPSPRLDDAQQSWSEKWHQKLSPEWSLLTPLTATSRPKATNQSPSHLEIRPDGAVLASGPNPEQDLHELRLRYPGGTLSALRLEAMPHASLPHSGPGRSAEGEFKMSEIELEWSSKDEKSGEAKPKSLKLGRAFSISDKEGADIAKAVDGKSETGWSVPSSTNSTALFVLGEPWEIPSGSELIARLRFEASTNRLALGHYRISASTSKEMARRLIPRFYDPWQQIGPFPLSDLSEAFARVYPPEEQIDLKAAYRGTRGEIKWGKRDYGDGAYHELVHEIHGVHGVYYLHRVLEQERDMDARLVFKAHEAYKVWLNGELVAWSTNRSAQAAKRVEVKLRRGENRLLCKVVSEATSSGFAFKLEAEDENVLPPDVAGALALSAEAPKAQRAAVRDHFRRQESLSMRRRFREIEVRKEEQQALEKSIPTTLIAKELAKPRETFLLVRGEYDKKGDKIEPHVPALLHAFPSHSPSNRLGLARWLVDPANPLTPRVTVNRLWQQLLGVGLVKTSEDFGVQSERPSHPELLDWLAVEYVSSGWDTKHLLRLILNSSTYRQTSQASAKLRARDPENRLLARGPRFRVDAEVLRDVVLAVSGLLVEKVGGPPARPFEPGGLWEAVSFNNVQRYVVDVDQNQYRRGIYTNWKRQSPPPAMLAFDAPTREYCVMRRPRTNTPLQALAMLNDPQYVEASNAFAERILEQGGANWDSRIRYAFQWATGRRPEREEIMPLREVFEGQLEEYRRNPAAVEALLSVRSFRPGKSWNRAELAAWSSVSSVLLNLDETLTKN; encoded by the coding sequence ATGCAACATCTCGCATGGGTTCGATTCGTCAGGCTGCTTGATCACGCCCGGAGCCTGCTCTTGAGCCTGGTTCTGGCCTGTGCGATGCCCTCGAGCCAAGCTGCAGGAGTGGATTTCGTCCGCGACATCAGGCCCATTCTTTCGGACCACTGTTTCGCCTGCCACGGGCCGGATGACAAGGCCCGGAAGGGCGGGCTGCGCCTGGACCTTAAAGAGGACGCCTTCAAGGCGGGCAAGTCAGGTCAGACGGCTATCGTCCCTGGAAAGCCCGCCGAAAGCGAACTGATCCGACGCGTTTCGACGGCCGACGAGGACGACCTGATGCCGCCGGCAAAATTTAAGAAGCCACTTTCCAGGGCCCAGGTTGAGACACTCTCGCGGTGGGTTGCGGAGGGTGCGAATTACCAGGTGCATTGGGCATTCGAACGTCCTTTGCGTCCAGCCGTGCCCGAGTTTCCCGGGAACCCTTTTGTCAAGAATCCGATCGATGCCTTTGTTCTATCCACTTTAAAAGCTGCAGGGCTGGCTCCCTCCCCCGAAGCAGATCGACCCACGTTGCTGCGGCGTGTCGCGCTGGATTTAACAGGACTTCCGCCGAGCCCGAGGGAAGTTCAGGCTTTTGTCCAGGACAAGGATCCGGATGCCTATGGGCGTGCCGTGGAGAAACTGCTGAAATCCGAACGTTACGGTGAGAACATGGTGAGGGGTTGGCTGGACGCCGCGCGTTACGCGGATTCACACGGATTTCACATCGATTCGCAGCGTGACATTTGGGCTTATCGGGATTGGGTCATTCGCGCGTTCAATGAGAACAAGCCTTTCGACCAGTTCACGATTGAACAACTTGCGGGTGATTTGCTGCCCGGCGCGACGAGGGAACAAAAGATCGCCACGGGATATGTCCGATGCAGCATGAGCACGGGTGAAGGCGGGGCGATCGAGGCGGAATATCAGGCCAAGTACGCGTTCGACCGCCTCGAAACCACCGGGGCGATCTGGCTCGGCTTGACCCTGACCTGCGCGCGCTGTCATTCCCACAAGTACGATCCCATCAGCCATCAGGAGTATTACGGCCTGCTTTCTTTCTTCAACCAAATGGACGAGCCCGTGATGGATGGGAATCAACCGCGGCCGGAACCCATATTGAAACTGCCCAGTCCCACGCAAAGCCGCCGGCAACAGGAACTCAAAGCGCGCCTTGAGGCTTTGGAGAAATCCGCCCGCGCCCCCTCCCCCCGCCTGGATGATGCGCAGCAGTCATGGTCCGAAAAATGGCACCAAAAGCTGTCTCCCGAATGGAGCTTGCTGACTCCCCTGACGGCGACGAGTCGCCCCAAGGCCACGAACCAGTCGCCCTCCCATCTCGAGATCCGTCCGGACGGGGCTGTTTTGGCCTCGGGTCCCAATCCCGAGCAAGATCTCCACGAGCTTCGTCTCCGTTATCCGGGCGGCACATTGTCGGCCCTGCGTTTGGAGGCGATGCCGCACGCTTCCTTGCCTCACTCGGGTCCGGGAAGGTCGGCGGAAGGCGAATTCAAAATGTCCGAAATCGAATTGGAATGGTCATCGAAAGACGAGAAGTCCGGCGAAGCCAAACCCAAGAGTCTCAAGCTGGGGCGAGCCTTCTCGATTTCCGACAAGGAAGGGGCGGACATTGCCAAGGCGGTGGATGGGAAATCCGAAACCGGATGGAGTGTGCCCTCGAGTACGAATTCGACGGCCCTGTTTGTGCTTGGAGAACCTTGGGAGATTCCGTCCGGGTCGGAGCTGATCGCACGACTGCGGTTTGAAGCTTCCACCAACCGGCTGGCGCTTGGCCATTACCGGATTTCAGCCTCGACGTCGAAGGAGATGGCGCGGCGGCTCATCCCGCGTTTCTATGATCCGTGGCAACAGATTGGGCCTTTCCCGCTCTCGGATTTGTCCGAGGCATTCGCCCGGGTTTACCCGCCCGAGGAGCAGATCGACCTGAAAGCGGCGTATCGAGGGACGAGGGGCGAAATCAAGTGGGGCAAGCGCGACTATGGCGACGGCGCTTATCACGAGCTGGTTCACGAAATCCACGGCGTGCATGGCGTTTATTATCTGCATCGGGTTTTGGAACAGGAGCGGGACATGGATGCCCGGCTGGTCTTCAAAGCGCACGAGGCCTACAAAGTATGGTTGAACGGCGAACTGGTGGCGTGGAGCACCAACCGGTCTGCTCAAGCCGCCAAGCGTGTGGAGGTGAAGTTGCGCCGGGGGGAGAATCGTTTGCTGTGCAAGGTGGTCAGCGAAGCGACTTCGAGCGGCTTCGCCTTCAAGCTGGAGGCCGAGGATGAAAACGTCCTTCCGCCCGACGTGGCGGGTGCGCTGGCGCTTTCCGCCGAGGCACCCAAAGCTCAACGCGCGGCGGTGCGGGATCATTTTCGAAGACAGGAGTCCTTGTCGATGCGGCGTCGGTTTCGCGAGATTGAGGTACGCAAGGAAGAGCAGCAGGCTTTGGAGAAATCCATTCCCACGACCCTTATTGCGAAGGAACTCGCCAAGCCGCGAGAGACGTTTCTCCTGGTGCGGGGCGAGTACGACAAGAAGGGCGATAAGATTGAGCCCCATGTCCCTGCGTTGCTGCATGCTTTCCCCTCCCATTCACCGTCGAACCGGCTTGGGCTGGCGCGGTGGCTGGTGGACCCTGCAAATCCTCTCACGCCCCGCGTGACGGTGAACCGGCTATGGCAACAGTTGTTGGGTGTGGGGTTGGTGAAGACGAGCGAGGATTTCGGGGTGCAAAGCGAGCGTCCTTCTCATCCGGAACTGCTGGACTGGCTGGCCGTCGAATATGTTTCCAGCGGCTGGGACACCAAGCATTTGCTTCGTTTGATCCTGAATTCCTCGACTTACCGTCAGACCTCGCAAGCCTCCGCCAAGCTGCGCGCTCGGGATCCCGAGAATCGACTGCTGGCGCGCGGACCCCGGTTTCGGGTGGACGCGGAAGTGTTGCGCGACGTGGTGCTTGCGGTCAGCGGGTTGCTGGTGGAGAAGGTGGGCGGGCCACCCGCTCGACCCTTCGAGCCTGGCGGGCTGTGGGAGGCCGTGTCGTTCAACAATGTGCAGCGCTACGTGGTGGATGTGGACCAGAACCAGTATCGCCGCGGCATTTACACGAACTGGAAGCGGCAAAGCCCGCCGCCGGCCATGCTCGCTTTCGACGCGCCCACGCGGGAGTATTGCGTCATGCGCCGTCCCCGCACCAATACACCATTGCAGGCGCTGGCCATGTTGAATGATCCGCAGTACGTCGAAGCATCGAATGCCTTTGCCGAACGCATATTGGAACAGGGCGGCGCCAACTGGGATTCTCGCATTCGCTACGCTTTTCAATGGGCCACCGGGCGCCGGCCCGAGCGTGAGGAGATCATGCCTTTGCGCGAAGTTTTCGAGGGCCAGTTGGAAGAATACCGGCGGAATCCCGCCGCGGTGGAGGCCTTGCTCTCCGTGAGAAGTTTCAGGCCGGGCAAATCCTGGAATCGCGCCGAGTTGGCCGCGTGGTCCTCGGTCTCTTCGGTGCTCCTCAACCTCGACGAAACCTTGACGAAGAATTGA